TAGCCTCTTTGAATGTCGCAAAGCTGTTACTGCCTCGAAATCACCTGATTCCGGTAACATAATCTCCTTTTCCCCCTCATTGCTTCGTTGCTTGTTGATATTGTTAATCTAGCTATCTGAAATCAATACTCACAACTGTTCTTATTGTTACTTAGAGGAGTACGTTGGGCTAGATGATAATAAACATATTGGGGATCTACTAGCAGAATTTAAGGCAGCAAAAGATCGAAGCAAAGGAGAAATTTTGCATTGTAAAttgatcttcaagaagaaattATTTCGTGAATCAGATGAAGCTGTGACAGATCCAATGTTTATGCAGTTGTCCTATGTACAAGTAtgccttttttattttcttttttgttaatgAAAAAGAATTTCTAACTTTTAACTGTAATTGCCTTAAAAGGTATATGGTTTTCTGATGCTGGATGTGTTATTACAGTTGCAACATGATTATATTTTTGGAAATTATCCGGTTGGAAGGGATGAAGCATCCCAGCTATCTGCATTGCAAATTTTAGCTGAGATTGGATTTGTTAGGAGACCCGAATCATGCTCGTAAGTGGTTTTCAACTATCATCTTGTTGCAAGCTATCATCCTACAGTGTTTAGCATGCTATTGTTGATGTTCtgttgattgaaattggaatttTCTAATCTACAGAACTGACTCAAATATCTGTATTTATCAGTGACTGGAGCTCATTTCTTGAGcgatttctgcctagacaaatTGCAATGACACGAGCAAGACGGGAATGGGAGCTGGACATTCTTTCGTGCTACCATTCACTGGTATGGGACTCTGATACTGGCTAAGAGCCTGCTCCATCTGTTTATCATTTTTCCAGTTGTAGTTTGTgtcattgattattattgataCCCCTAAGTCTGCACCTAATAGTagtcttttttcttctctcatTTAATATAGCATTCCTTTTTTCATAGGAGCATTTGACAAAAGATGATGCAAGACAGCAATTTCTGCATATACTCAGGACACTTCCATATGGGAATTCTGTTTTCTTCAATGTGCGCAAGATTGACGATCCAATCGGGCTTTTACCTGGACGAATAATATTAGGAATTAACAAAAGAGGGGTGAGAATTTATAGtgtgataaaatattttagactTAAATTTTTAGGAATGAGTTGATCTTTTAGTTAAATGTTTCTTCTGGCATATTGTATACAGGTCCACTTTTTCCGTCCAGTTCCCAAGGAGTATTTGCATTCAGCTGAGTTGAGAGATATAATGCAATTCGGAAGCAGCAACACTgcagtattttttaaaatgcgAGTTGCAGGTGTTCTCCACATATTCCAATTTGAAACCAAGCAGGTGATGCTTTGATTGACATAAACTATTCAAGTTCTTGATTTTGGTCCTTCTTACTTGACTAATATCTTTATCAGTTTGGAGTTATTGAATGTCATTGGTATCTCATCCTTCATTGTAGGGTGAGGAAATTTGTGTAGCTCTTCAAACACATATAAATGATGTAATGCTCCGTCGCTACTCAAAAGCACGGACTACTGCTGGTGGTTCTTTGAATGAAGATATCTCTAGTAATTTCAAGTCTCCTAATTTGGAATCATATGAGAAGCGTGTCCAAGATTTATCAAAGCTTGCTGAAGAGTATAAAAGAAATGCTGATCAAGTAAGTTTAAGCTTCTAATTTCTAATGTATGTTATGATATGCTGTGCAAAATTAAGGTTTATCCTAAACTCTAAATCCTTAATGATTGAAGCCTTAAGCATTAGGCCAATGCATATTTTTTCGGTCAATTGATATAATATCTTAAATTATGTTGAATAGTTGCGTGAAGAATTGAATGAGAAGCGAAAACAAGAAGAGAAAATGCTACAAGAGTTGGAGAGCTTGAACGAATCCTTGAATGTTGATAAGCTTAGTCTTGAGGAAGTTACAAATGACCGTGATAGGCTTATCTCATTATGTGATGAAAAAGATAAGGCTCTTCAGGTAAAGTTCTTAACTTAATTGAATTGGTCTTAACATCTTCACATTATTGACCTATCTCAATGATTATACAATCTACTAGGCTGCAATTCTAGAGAAAAGGAACATGGAAACAAGGATGACCAAGTTGAATAAATTGGTTATAGAGAAAGAGAACACTACCCAAAATGAGCCTATTGGAGCAAATCAGCAAGTAAGATGCCTTCTGAAAGTAGTTGTTCATCGTCATTCTTCTTattgatataatttattttaattacatatCATTTGTGGACTTTGTCTGGTACTTGATAGGTTTTACAAAAGCTTGAAGCTGAGCTAAAACTTTGTAAAGATGAGCTTCGTGTAGCTGAAGAAACCATCAAAAGCCTGACAACTGACAAATTGATTTTGGAGCAGAGGCTGTCTAGCCTTGAGAAGAAAAATTCTGAAGAGGTAAAGAAGATTGAGACTCTATTAGTTATTTAACTTTAAAACAAATAATTCTAAGATGTTCAATCAGCATCATGGTGGTGGTTATAATGCAgagttcttctattcaattgaAACTTGAACAAGAACGCAAAACTCTGAAAGGTCAAGTTTATGACCTCgaaagaaaagtagaagtatTCAGACAAGAGTTAGTTGCTGCTGAGTCTACACTTTCAGCCAAGGACTCTGAATTGACTGCATTGAAGAGCAATTTGAGAGAGCTTGAAGAATTGAGAGAAATGAAAGAGGTTTTGATACTCTTGTCTCAACTTATGGTGTTAAATTTAAGATGCAAAGCAActtataaatttctttttacTTCATTTAGGACATTGATAGAAAGGACAAACAAACAGCTGCCATATTGAAGATGCAAGCAGCTCAACTAGCTGACATGGAGTTGCTTTATAAAGAAGAACAAGTTTTGAGGAAGCGATATTTTAATACAATAGAAGGTGGCAAGGATAAagttttaattacaaaaattatgtCTTTGACTTGTGAATTTACATATTTAATCGACATAATAAGAACATTGGAATTTTGGCCTCTATTTCAGATATGAAAGGCAAGATAAGAGTGTATTGTCGGTTAAGGCCTCTAAGTGACAAAGAAATTGCTGAGAAAGATGGAGATTCTCTTACTACTGTAGATGAGTTTACTGTTGAACATCAATGGAAAGAtgataaaccaaaacaacacatATATGATCGTGTGTTTGATGGCAATGCCACTCAAGAAGATGTATTTGAGGATACAAGGGTAAGTAAAATCATGGCAAATTCTTGCTTTAGATATATATGAACATTAAAATTTTCTTACATCATCACTCTTTAACATTGTCATTATCTTGGCCATTACATTGCAGTACTTGGTGCAATCGGCTGTAGATGGTTATAATGTCTGCATTTTTGCTTATGGTCAAACTGGTTCCGGAAAGACATTTACAATTTATGGATCTGAAAGCAACCCTGGCCTTACCCCACGTGCCACTGCAGaactttttagaattttaaggAGAGACAGTAACAAGTTTTCATTTTCCTTGAaggtaacaattttaaatttcagaTTAATAActgttttgcattttttttaaaaattatgtcattATCTCCTGAATATATGTACAATGATCTTGCTGAAGTAGGTGATTAAGGTTTTTCCTTTGTCATGTGAGTGTAATAATATCATAATACTTCTTGTGCATCAATGATGCAGGCATACATGGTGGAACTATACCAAGATACACTTGTTGATCTTTTGTTACCAAAGAATGCCAAGCGTTTAAGATTGGATATTAAGAAGGACTCAAAGGTAAACATTTGTATTGATTGTAAATTTCCAATCTCAGATCATTTTTAAGAATCCAAAGTATTTAGAATTATTCAATTGATGCTAGGGAATGGTAGCTGTGGAAAATGTAACGACCGTGTCAATTTCTACCATGGACGAACTGAACAGCATAATACAAAAAGGATCTGAAAGGCGACATACTTCGGAAACGCAAATGAATGAAGAAAGCTCAAgatctcatcttattctatcaATAGTAATTGAAAGTACTAATCTTCAAAGTCAATCAGCTGCAAGGGGAAAGGTAGTACTATTCTTTAAGGTTATTTTGAAATATAGTTGTGCTGTTCTGTGGATGTTAACCTATTTTTATGTTGATTTGAAATACAGCTGAGTTTTGTGGACCTTGCTGGTTCAGAGAGAGTGAAAAAATCAGGTTCTGAAGGTAGTCAACTTAAAGAAGCACAAAGTATCAATAAATCATTATCAGCACTTGGAGATGTTATTAGTGCTTTATCCTCTGGTGGACAACACATACCTTATAGGAATCACAAGTTAACTATGTTGATGAGTGATTCATTGGGGGGAAATGCTAAAACTCTCATGTTTGTGAATGTGTCTCCAGCACAGTCTAGCTTGGATGAGACTCATAACTCTCTTATGTATGTCaactatttgttttttttatcctttttttcatatataaaaaaagaattgcCTAACAAAATTGCATTATGTTTTAATGATAATTTAGGTATGCATCAAGGGTGAGGTCAATTGTGAATGATCCAAGCAAAAATGTTAGTTCAAAAGAGATAGCTAGGTTGAAAAAATTAGTTGCTTATTGGAAGGAACAAGCAGGTAGAAAAGGGGAGGATGAAGATTTAGAAGAAATTCAAGATGTAAGACCTTCTAGAGATAGAATTGATGGCCGCCATTCTATGTAGAGTAACTATTTATTATTCAATTCTAAGAAAATAGGAACTGTCATTTGTTGTATTTTTGGTTTTGCTTCATTGGAATGTCATCTGTTAAATTTTCAAGGTTGCATGTGCTTATAAATAGGTTGTaaggtataattttttttttttttggagggATGTAACTCTGTATAGTTGAACCTTGTATATATGTTGTTAATCTTTAACTCATTCAATATTAATGTATACTTTATTCTTCCTAAATATGGTACTCAAAAGTATACAATTATACACTTAAGAGATAAGGTGTGGATAACATCTTAAATCTAGAACATCTTTTTTTATGGACTTACTTTGGAAAATGAGTATAACTCTCCAAGACTTATAATTATAAGGCTATCAATAACATTTAACGAGCAAAGAAGGTTGTGTTAATGGGAGAGTACTCTAAAGTTGCAGCTGTAGGCTCACTTGAAGAAGGATCACCCGAGGAAGCGCCGCTTTGATCCGCGGCAGGCCACACAAAAGGTGGAACATAAGGCACAGGAACTGACCCTGATATGATCTGAACAATTGTCTGCATCTTAGGCCTTTCACTTGCAATGGGGTGAGAGCATGCTAACCCCAATTTCAATACCCTCTCTGCTTCTTCAGCCTCAAACTCATCTCTAGCCTTGGATCTACTGCCTCTAGTATCCTTCCCTCACGGTGCAAGTGCCAAACCCAATCCACAAGAAACTGATAGTTCAAATTCTTTGTCCATGGCCTCTGTCCACACACCACCTCCAGCAAGACTGCGCCGAATCCATACACGTCGGATTCACGCGTGGCCTTTCCGATGTATAAGCACTCTGGTGCAATGTAGCCCATAGTTCCAGGAACACCTTGCAAATTTGCATAAGAAGTCTTCTCGTTCTCAATTGCCCGAGCCAAACCAAAATCGCCTAAGCGTGCATTGAAGTCAGAGTCTAGCATGATGTTACTTGCCTTGAGATCTCTGTGGATCACTTTCTTATCGCATTCGTTGTGTAGGTAGTTCAAAGCAGCAACCAACCCTGATATGATCTTGTATCTTAGATGCCAACTTAATGGGGTTTTGTTGGTCTCTTCCTTGAAGAAAAGGTGATGATCTAAGCTTCCATTAGGCATGTATTCATATACTAAAAGTAGTATCCCATTCTTGTGGCACCATCCTGTATATTTATCAtcaaattagtaaaaaaaagcAATGCAATATAATATATACTCAGCTAATTATTACTAAATGAAACTTCAATAGTAGAGACTCACATGCAGTTCTCCTGGgaagttgatagttgataaCCAATAAATGATTAGACATGTTTGATTAAATTGTCATCTAATCATGTCATCTAATAATGTTtcactatcaacttcacatcaAGACAACTGTGTAAGTTTCCACCAACTTCAATATAGAGACCAAGTAAGCGGACAAGGTTCTTGTGACGAAGAGAATTGATGATGGTGAGCTCAGCCAGGAAATCATGTGTGCTAGAGATCTTGTCCCTCAAGAACTTCTTGACAGCCACCTGGGTCTTGTCCTTAGGAAGTGTTCCTCTGTAAACAGCACCAAAACCACCTTGTCCTAGCTTGTTCTTGACATCATCGAAGTTGTTGGTTGCCATCTTCAGATCCTCAAACCTGTACTCTTTGGGGGTTCCCGGGAGGTTCCTCAATGTGTTCACTAGCGTCTTGTCTGACCCACTTTGCCTTATCATTTTGCTTATGCATTTGAGACAATACACAAATCTACGAATGATGCTGATAATACCTATGGTTACAAGTATTAGAACAGCCACTACAATATACAGAGGGATCAGTGAATGCGCCATGTCGTTGGAGTGTTGAAAGCTGAAACCAATAAAGTGATCAAACAtggtttaattttattgttttaatttgtatctGAAGTTGAAATTAATGTATTAAAATATTGCCCTGccgaaattaaaagataaagaaTGTATTTGTCTCACTTTATGTCCTTAACTACAATGTGGATACAACAAGAAGGACTCGACAAACAATAATGTTAGTGATGAATAATATTCCTTTGAGTGGAATAATACTAATACTGTCAGAGAAGTCTCATATGTGGATAAGACTCATAACTTGTGAGTTGAGAAGAAATTAATAAACCGTTAGTTTCCAAATTTTAAGATAAACGTGAACATTTACACTATACATACTTCATTCCTGCATGACGTACATATAACAAATTGTTTGACGAATTGAATTTGATACTAGCTAGTGCAAATTAATGTATGAAGATATAGAACAAGAAGTTAAGAAACAATGTTGTTCATTCATTGTCGTACATAATTAATAATAGAAGAACAATGCCAAAGCCACCTTGACCAAGCTTGTTGCTGTCATGGAAATTGTTGGTGGCGATCTTGAGCTCCCGGAACATGAACTCTCTTGGAGTCCCTGGCAGTCTCCTCAGTGTGCTCAACAATTTCGGGTCCGATCCACTTCCAACTGCTTTTGACATTTTTCCGGGAACTTTCTTCAATCTGGCTTGTTAATgtgattaaattatatatacctCTAACCCGATTAATTTGCCATGCGTATAGCAATAATTCCAATAATTATATTagatgtacactaaaatcaactattaaaatcagttattagtataaaatatatgttaaaatataaaatatatggcAGAAACTCACCTGCAGTCGACTGCATGACTGCAGGTGAAGTTGCTTTTGGATGGCTGACACGTGTTACtatatggtttaaaaaaaattggtttattttatataaatggtttatttaaaaaaatcggttTGAATTGAACCAAACAGTTACTTTTACTTTCAATCCCTTTTTCAGAACTAATATGAAACTTTCAATTAGgtatgtttcttttatttatatttcttaatcaaatttattatttcaaatgtatttcttaatttatgt
The Arachis duranensis cultivar V14167 chromosome 5, aradu.V14167.gnm2.J7QH, whole genome shotgun sequence genome window above contains:
- the LOC107487373 gene encoding kinesin-like protein KIN-14I isoform X1 → MTIDMPPSVAQSVRTNRSSFSSSFGHEDNTPLHHYSAVSNGDGYESDSSSFAPPTPNTLSTAIPAELAGVVPLIDRFQVEGFLKLMHKQIQSAGKRGFFSKRSVGPQVREKLTFEDMLCFQKDPIPTSLLKLNSDLASRSTKLFQLVLKYMGVDSSDRVSPISLDERVELVGKIYKQSLKHSELRDELFVQISKQTRNNPDRESLIKAWELMYLCVSCMPPGKDIGGYLSEYIHHIVNGVNTGSEIRALALNTLSALKRSVKAGPRHIIPGPKEIEAQLTGKKLTTIVFFLDETFEEITYDMSTTVADAVEELAGIIKLSTYSSFSLFECRKAVTASKSPDSEEYVGLDDNKHIGDLLAEFKAAKDRSKGEILHCKLIFKKKLFRESDEAVTDPMFMQLSYVQLQHDYIFGNYPVGRDEASQLSALQILAEIGFVRRPESCSDWSSFLERFLPRQIAMTRARREWELDILSCYHSLEHLTKDDARQQFLHILRTLPYGNSVFFNVRKIDDPIGLLPGRIILGINKRGVHFFRPVPKEYLHSAELRDIMQFGSSNTAVFFKMRVAGVLHIFQFETKQGEEICVALQTHINDVMLRRYSKARTTAGGSLNEDISSNFKSPNLESYEKRVQDLSKLAEEYKRNADQLREELNEKRKQEEKMLQELESLNESLNVDKLSLEEVTNDRDRLISLCDEKDKALQAAILEKRNMETRMTKLNKLVIEKENTTQNEPIGANQQVLQKLEAELKLCKDELRVAEETIKSLTTDKLILEQRLSSLEKKNSEESSSIQLKLEQERKTLKGQVYDLERKVEVFRQELVAAESTLSAKDSELTALKSNLRELEELREMKEDIDRKDKQTAAILKMQAAQLADMELLYKEEQVLRKRYFNTIEDMKGKIRVYCRLRPLSDKEIAEKDGDSLTTVDEFTVEHQWKDDKPKQHIYDRVFDGNATQEDVFEDTRYLVQSAVDGYNVCIFAYGQTGSGKTFTIYGSESNPGLTPRATAELFRILRRDSNKFSFSLKAYMVELYQDTLVDLLLPKNAKRLRLDIKKDSKGMVAVENVTTVSISTMDELNSIIQKGSERRHTSETQMNEESSRSHLILSIVIESTNLQSQSAARGKLSFVDLAGSERVKKSGSEGSQLKEAQSINKSLSALGDVISALSSGGQHIPYRNHKLTMLMSDSLGGNAKTLMFVNVSPAQSSLDETHNSLMYASRVRSIVNDPSKNVSSKEIARLKKLVAYWKEQAGRKGEDEDLEEIQDVRPSRDRIDGRHSM
- the LOC107487373 gene encoding kinesin-like protein KIN-14I isoform X2, translating into MTIDMPPSVAQSVRTNRSSFSSSFGHEDNTPLHHYSAVSNGDGYESDSSSFAPPTPNTLSTAIPAELAGVVPLIDRFQVEGFLKLMHKQIQSAGKRGFFSKRSVGPQVREKLTFEDMLCFQKDPIPTSLLKLNSDLASRSTKLFQLVLKYMGVDSSDRVSPISLDERVELVGKIYKQSLKHSELRDELFVQISKQTRNNPDRESLIKAWELMYLCVSCMPPGKDIGGYLSEYIHHIVNGVNTGSEIRALALNTLSALKRSVKAGPRHIIPGPKEIEAQLTGKKLTTIVFFLDETFEEITYDMSTTVADAVEELAGIIKLSTYSSFSLFECRKAVTASKSPDSEEYVGLDDNKHIGDLLAEFKAAKDRSKGEILHCKLIFKKKLFRESDEAVTDPMFMQLSYVQLQHDYIFGNYPVGRDEASQLSALQILAEIGFVRRPESCSDWSSFLERFLPRQIAMTRARREWELDILSCYHSLEHLTKDDARQQFLHILRTLPYGNSVFFNVRKIDDPIGLLPGRIILGINKRGVHFFRPVPKEYLHSAELRDIMQFGSSNTAVFFKMRVAGVLHIFQFETKQGEEICVALQTHINDVMLRRYSKARTTAGGSLNEDISSNFKSPNLESYEKRVQDLSKLAEEYKRNADQLREELNEKRKQEEKMLQELESLNESLNVDKLSLEEVTNDRDRLISLCDEKDKALQAAILEKRNMETRMTKLNKLVIEKENTTQNEPIGANQQVLQKLEAELKLCKDELRVAEETIKSLTTDKLILEQRLSSLEKKNSEESSSIQLKLEQERKTLKGQVYDLERKVEVFRQELVAAESTLSAKDSELTALKSNLRELEELREMKEDIDRKDKQTAAILKMQAAQLADMELLYKEEQVLRKRYFNTIEDMKGKIRVYCRLRPLSDKEIAEKDGDSLTTVDEFTVEHQWKDDKPKQHIYDRVFDGNATQEDVFEDTRYLVQSAVDGYNVCIFAYGQTGSGKTFTIYGSESNPGLTPRATAELFRILRRDSNKFSFSLKAYMVELYQDTLVDLLLPKNAKRLRLDIKKDSKLWKM